One genomic window of Halorhabdus sp. CBA1104 includes the following:
- a CDS encoding alpha-glucosidase — protein sequence MSNPNEPADGADGSTEQPRAWWKRADIYQIYPRSFNDSDGDGIGDIPGMIENVPYLDELGVDAVWLSPVYASPQADNGYDISDYRAIDDQYGELADWEELLAALHDRDMRLIMDLVVNHTSDEHEWFQRSRAGEEPYDEFYYWREGDPAEPPNNWDSFFGGSAWSYDETREAWYLHLFDEKQPDLNWRNPAVREAVYEMMRWWLQKGIDGFRMDVINLLSKPEGLPDGDPDGGLTGAEHFMNGPKIHDYLSEMMAETVETVDREIMTVGETPGVSVEDAQEFVGEDGDGLSMVFQFEHVSVGDGDSKWEAGEWHLPAFKEIIERWQTGLAEDGWNSIYLSNHDQPRMVSRFGDDDQYRRKSAKLLGTFTHTLQGTPFVYQGEELGMTNTPFESIEELRDVEAINFVEEAIATGDAESYADVRDAIEAVSRDTARTPMQWTDGTHAGFTDGDPWIKLNPNYTSVNAERERTDPASVWQYYQDLIALREERDVLVFGDFELHYPDHPSVFAYTRTLGDERGLIVLNWSGESRSIDVPDHVDPGLELAIANDDAPQTLGTTLELSPWEARVYLTG from the coding sequence ATGAGTAACCCGAACGAGCCGGCAGACGGGGCCGATGGGTCGACAGAACAGCCACGAGCGTGGTGGAAACGGGCGGACATCTACCAGATCTACCCACGGAGTTTCAACGACAGCGACGGGGATGGCATCGGCGACATTCCCGGGATGATCGAGAACGTCCCGTATCTCGACGAGCTGGGTGTCGATGCCGTCTGGCTGTCCCCAGTCTATGCGTCACCGCAGGCGGACAACGGCTACGACATCAGCGACTACCGCGCTATCGACGACCAATACGGCGAGCTAGCAGACTGGGAAGAGCTGCTCGCAGCGTTGCACGACCGAGACATGCGCCTCATCATGGATCTGGTCGTCAATCACACCTCGGACGAACACGAGTGGTTCCAGCGCTCCCGAGCCGGTGAGGAACCCTACGACGAGTTCTACTACTGGCGAGAGGGCGATCCCGCGGAACCACCGAACAACTGGGACTCCTTTTTTGGCGGCTCCGCCTGGTCCTACGACGAGACCCGCGAGGCGTGGTATCTCCACCTCTTCGACGAGAAACAGCCCGATCTCAACTGGCGCAATCCGGCAGTCCGGGAGGCAGTCTACGAGATGATGCGCTGGTGGCTACAGAAAGGGATCGATGGGTTCCGGATGGACGTCATCAATCTCCTCTCGAAACCCGAGGGGCTCCCGGACGGCGATCCCGACGGAGGGCTGACCGGGGCCGAACACTTCATGAACGGCCCGAAGATCCACGACTACCTCTCGGAAATGATGGCCGAGACGGTCGAAACGGTCGACCGAGAGATTATGACTGTCGGGGAAACCCCCGGCGTCTCCGTCGAGGACGCCCAGGAGTTCGTCGGCGAGGACGGCGACGGCCTCTCGATGGTCTTCCAGTTCGAACACGTCAGCGTCGGCGACGGCGACAGCAAGTGGGAGGCCGGCGAGTGGCATCTGCCGGCGTTCAAAGAAATCATCGAGCGCTGGCAGACTGGGCTGGCCGAGGACGGCTGGAACAGCATCTACCTCTCGAATCACGACCAGCCTCGCATGGTCTCGCGGTTCGGCGACGACGACCAATACCGCCGGAAGTCCGCCAAACTGCTTGGAACGTTCACCCACACGCTACAGGGGACGCCGTTCGTCTACCAGGGCGAGGAACTCGGGATGACGAACACCCCATTCGAATCGATCGAGGAACTGCGCGACGTCGAGGCGATCAATTTCGTCGAAGAGGCCATCGCTACCGGTGACGCCGAGTCCTACGCGGACGTCCGGGACGCGATCGAAGCGGTCAGCCGGGATACCGCCCGAACGCCGATGCAGTGGACCGACGGGACACACGCTGGATTCACCGACGGCGACCCCTGGATCAAGCTCAACCCCAACTACACGAGCGTCAACGCCGAGCGCGAGCGGACGGACCCGGCCTCCGTCTGGCAATACTACCAGGACCTGATCGCCCTGCGCGAGGAACGCGACGTCCTCGTCTTTGGGGACTTCGAGTTGCACTATCCGGATCACCCGTCAGTGTTCGCGTACACGCGGACACTCGGGGACGAACGCGGATTGATCGTGCTCAACTGGTCCGGAGAATCGCGGTCGATCGACGTCCCCGATCACGTCGATCCGGGGCTCGAACTGGCGATCGCCAACGACGACGCCCCCCAAACCCTCGGGACGACACTCGAACTCTCGCCGTGGGAGGCACGCGTCTATCTCACGGGGTGA
- a CDS encoding TrmB family transcriptional regulator, which yields MSERSDGRDREIREELAVFGFSDTEIDAYLAILAHDEATTRTIAEAADVTQRAVYNIAERLADRGLVRVKEHASPTTISAVPPDDAIENLTTRLESIRPQLAATYDETAETSPDIRIIKSRETALKRLRQAIELADHEIVISIPQAIYPEIESALQAANERGVLVLLLLGDYEGDTDPAPFEPVADVVRYWDEHLPFLYAVDNYREGMVGEAPVLAGPHHDGYAVYVTEAFLTSTIFSMFIATYWPAAKELSVTSPDPLPETFEWFRHAVLQAALSDAESTTLRAEVETASDERLTGRITEVVQQLIEPRSETFSLQHSLCLETADGPVTVGGHDSFLEGYEAESVRLLSEE from the coding sequence ATGAGCGAGCGATCAGACGGCCGTGACCGGGAGATTCGGGAGGAACTCGCCGTCTTTGGCTTCTCGGACACGGAAATCGACGCGTACCTTGCGATATTGGCCCACGACGAGGCGACGACGCGAACGATCGCCGAGGCGGCCGACGTGACCCAGCGAGCGGTCTACAACATCGCCGAACGGCTGGCCGATCGTGGGTTGGTCCGGGTCAAAGAGCACGCATCACCGACGACAATCAGTGCCGTGCCCCCCGACGATGCGATCGAGAACCTCACCACCCGGCTCGAATCGATCCGACCCCAACTGGCTGCAACGTACGACGAAACGGCAGAGACCTCTCCGGACATCCGGATCATCAAATCGAGAGAGACAGCGCTGAAACGCCTGCGCCAGGCCATCGAGTTAGCCGACCACGAGATCGTCATTTCGATCCCCCAAGCGATCTATCCCGAGATCGAATCCGCGCTTCAGGCCGCAAACGAGCGGGGGGTGCTCGTGTTGCTGTTGCTCGGGGACTACGAGGGCGACACCGATCCGGCACCGTTCGAACCTGTCGCCGACGTCGTTCGGTACTGGGACGAGCACCTGCCCTTTCTGTACGCCGTCGACAACTACCGTGAGGGGATGGTCGGCGAAGCGCCGGTCCTCGCTGGACCTCACCACGACGGCTATGCCGTCTACGTCACCGAAGCGTTCCTGACGAGTACCATCTTCAGCATGTTCATCGCGACGTACTGGCCTGCCGCCAAGGAACTGTCCGTCACCTCGCCCGATCCACTGCCCGAGACCTTCGAGTGGTTCCGCCACGCTGTCCTCCAGGCTGCGTTGTCCGACGCCGAGAGCACGACGCTTCGGGCCGAGGTCGAGACGGCAAGCGACGAACGCTTGACCGGCCGGATCACCGAGGTCGTCCAGCAACTCATCGAACCCCGGAGTGAGACTTTTTCCTTACAGCACTCTCTGTGCCTCGAGACGGCCGACGGGCCAGTCACCGTCGGCGGACACGACTCGTTCTTAGAGGGGTACGAAGCCGAATCAGTTCGGCTGCTCTCGGAAGAGTGA